The following proteins are encoded in a genomic region of Pikeienuella piscinae:
- a CDS encoding phage tail protein, with amino-acid sequence MVDATLPFAYEFQPPVGFHFRVDFDLAEAGEQDIRFREVTGLSMELEEESYAEGGENRFTHKFPVRGSYPPLVLKRGLMTDSTVAAWVRDAVQNFTIRPATVWVTLLNDAHEPLETYTVVNAWPKKWVVSDFNAEASEIVVETLELAYAYFRVN; translated from the coding sequence ATGGTCGATGCGACCCTGCCGTTCGCCTATGAATTTCAGCCGCCTGTGGGATTTCATTTCCGCGTCGATTTCGATCTGGCCGAGGCCGGTGAACAGGACATCCGCTTTCGCGAAGTCACCGGCCTTTCCATGGAGTTGGAGGAGGAGAGTTACGCCGAGGGCGGCGAAAACCGCTTCACCCACAAGTTCCCGGTGCGCGGCAGCTATCCGCCACTCGTGCTGAAGCGCGGCCTGATGACCGACAGCACGGTGGCGGCCTGGGTTCGCGACGCGGTCCAGAATTTCACGATCCGGCCGGCGACCGTCTGGGTGACGCTGCTCAACGACGCGCACGAACCCCTGGAGACATACACCGTGGTGAACGCCTGGCCGAAGAAATGGGTGGTTTCGGATTTCAACGCCGAAGCGAGCGAGATCGTCGTGGAGACGCTGGAGCTCGCCTACGCCTATTTCCGGGTGAACTGA
- the vgrG gene encoding type VI secretion system tip protein VgrG: MPFDPIPSSSLSTFTVKVGGAALAETVGVISIEIGREIGRVPYAHLVIQDGDPAAQTFAISEAPDIAPGVEIEILLGYDREESLVFSGVVTRHRIEAPLHASSRLHVEAKHRCFRMAHARKSRIWTEVTDADALSDLAALQGLAFDGESAAVRPQLVQHQATDWDFAVMRAEMVGQALLATNDGLKMFTPDPGAPPSMALEYGRTLFALDLEIDAEAQPESVEAGAWIPADQAVATAEAGGEDVPGPGAADGAALATVSNQKPRPRHAGGRDQAEIDDWARAETLRRRIAAIRGAAEIQGEARLEPGATVELKGFGARFNGRAFVSGLRHQLANGDWRTSVQIGLDPRFHRERFDIDAPAAAGLAPAITGLQIGIVDALEGDPAGEERVAVRIATETETAEPIWARPLSIGGGASRGFVMLPEIGDECLLGFLDGDPRDPILLGGVHSAAAASPYPGADDNNLKGAASRAGVKITFDDDSAALVAETPNGNRVTLSDADGGITLEDEAGNSITTGADGVSVESPKDIKLSATGDVTIEGLNVTLKAQVEAAVQGSAGAKVDSSGQTVVKGSIVMIN, translated from the coding sequence ATGCCGTTTGATCCGATCCCGAGCAGCTCGCTCAGCACCTTCACCGTGAAGGTGGGCGGCGCCGCGCTGGCGGAGACCGTCGGGGTGATCTCCATCGAGATCGGCCGCGAGATCGGCCGCGTTCCCTACGCCCACCTGGTCATTCAGGACGGCGATCCGGCGGCCCAGACTTTCGCGATCAGCGAAGCGCCCGACATCGCCCCCGGCGTCGAGATCGAGATCCTGCTCGGCTACGACCGCGAGGAAAGCCTGGTTTTCTCCGGCGTCGTCACCCGCCACCGCATCGAGGCGCCGCTGCATGCCTCCTCCCGTCTCCATGTCGAGGCGAAGCATCGCTGCTTTCGCATGGCGCATGCGCGCAAATCGCGAATCTGGACCGAGGTGACGGACGCGGACGCGCTTTCCGATCTTGCGGCCCTGCAAGGACTCGCCTTCGATGGCGAAAGCGCGGCGGTGCGCCCGCAACTTGTCCAGCATCAGGCCACCGACTGGGACTTCGCGGTGATGCGGGCGGAGATGGTCGGCCAGGCGCTGCTGGCGACGAATGACGGGCTGAAGATGTTCACCCCCGATCCTGGCGCGCCGCCGTCGATGGCGCTGGAATACGGGCGAACGCTCTTCGCCCTCGATCTGGAGATCGACGCCGAGGCGCAACCCGAAAGCGTCGAGGCGGGGGCCTGGATTCCCGCCGATCAGGCCGTCGCGACCGCCGAGGCCGGCGGAGAGGACGTGCCCGGGCCGGGCGCCGCCGATGGCGCGGCGCTCGCGACGGTTTCGAACCAGAAGCCGCGGCCGCGCCACGCCGGCGGGCGGGATCAGGCCGAGATCGACGACTGGGCGCGCGCGGAGACGCTCCGCCGCCGGATCGCCGCGATCAGGGGCGCGGCGGAGATCCAGGGCGAGGCTCGCCTTGAACCCGGCGCTACGGTGGAGCTGAAAGGCTTCGGCGCGCGGTTCAACGGCCGCGCCTTCGTCTCCGGCCTGCGCCATCAGCTTGCGAATGGCGACTGGCGCACCAGCGTGCAGATCGGCCTGGATCCGCGTTTCCACCGCGAGCGTTTCGATATCGACGCGCCGGCGGCGGCCGGGCTCGCCCCCGCGATCACGGGCCTCCAGATCGGAATCGTCGATGCGCTGGAGGGCGACCCGGCGGGCGAGGAGCGAGTGGCGGTGCGGATCGCAACCGAAACCGAGACAGCCGAACCGATCTGGGCGCGCCCGCTCTCCATCGGCGGCGGCGCCTCCCGTGGGTTCGTCATGCTGCCGGAGATCGGCGACGAATGCCTTCTTGGCTTTCTCGACGGCGATCCGCGCGATCCGATCCTTCTTGGCGGGGTCCATTCCGCCGCCGCCGCCAGTCCCTATCCGGGCGCCGACGACAACAACCTGAAGGGCGCGGCCTCGCGCGCCGGGGTGAAGATCACCTTCGACGACGACTCGGCCGCGCTGGTGGCGGAGACGCCGAACGGAAACCGCGTCACGCTCTCCGACGCCGATGGCGGGATCACGCTTGAGGACGAGGCCGGGAACAGCATCACCACCGGCGCCGACGGAGTCTCCGTCGAGAGCCCGAAGGACATCAAGCTATCTGCGACTGGCGACGTCACCATCGAGGGGCTGAACGTCACCCTGAAGGCGCAGGTGGAGGCGGCGGTTCAGGGCTCGGCCGGCGCCAAGGTCGACAGCTCGGGACAGACCGTCGTCAAGGGCTCCATCGTGATGATCAACTAG
- a CDS encoding PAAR domain-containing protein — protein MPPAARLTDFHACPQVTPGGTPHVGGPIVGPGAATVLIGGLPAAVVGDSAVCAGPPDTIIAGSGTVMIGGKPAARMGDSTAHGGSIVIGAPNVMIGG, from the coding sequence ATGCCGCCGGCCGCGAGACTCACTGACTTTCACGCCTGCCCGCAAGTGACGCCGGGCGGCACGCCGCATGTCGGCGGGCCGATCGTCGGACCGGGCGCCGCGACGGTTCTGATCGGCGGCCTGCCCGCCGCCGTCGTCGGCGACAGCGCGGTTTGCGCCGGCCCGCCCGACACGATCATCGCCGGCTCAGGGACGGTGATGATCGGCGGCAAGCCGGCGGCGCGGATGGGCGACAGCACAGCGCATGGCGGCTCCATCGTGATCGGCGCGCCCAACGTGATGATCGGAGGCTGA
- a CDS encoding DUF5908 family protein — MPVFISEIVFRGAVGGARPEKPEAETSRTEKAMDRERLIEDCVAEVMRLLRRREER, encoded by the coding sequence ATGCCGGTCTTCATCAGCGAGATCGTCTTTCGCGGCGCCGTCGGCGGGGCCCGGCCGGAAAAGCCGGAGGCGGAAACGAGCCGGACCGAAAAGGCGATGGACCGCGAACGGCTGATCGAGGACTGCGTCGCCGAGGTGATGCGGCTCCTGCGCAGGCGTGAGGAGCGCTGA
- a CDS encoding GPW/gp25 family protein, protein MALEVRFIGVGWGFPPLFEAGGVRLTGGVRNIEESLRIITGTQLGERLMRPNFGCGLDDEIFGQMNSNRLTWIENLIRRAILLHEPRIDAETIRVEADQPEGRLLIRIAYTVRGANSRFNFVFPFYLGDR, encoded by the coding sequence ATGGCGCTCGAAGTCCGTTTCATCGGCGTCGGTTGGGGCTTCCCGCCGCTCTTCGAGGCTGGCGGCGTCCGTCTGACAGGCGGCGTCCGCAATATCGAGGAAAGCCTGCGCATCATCACCGGCACGCAGCTTGGCGAGCGATTGATGCGGCCGAATTTCGGCTGCGGGCTGGATGACGAAATCTTCGGGCAGATGAATTCCAACCGGCTGACCTGGATCGAGAATCTCATTCGCCGCGCCATACTGCTCCACGAGCCGCGGATCGACGCCGAGACGATCCGGGTCGAGGCCGATCAGCCGGAGGGCAGGCTTCTGATCCGCATCGCCTATACCGTCAGGGGCGCCAACTCGCGCTTCAATTTCGTCTTTCCGTTCTATCTGGGGGACCGCTAG